TCCTGTGACACAGCCATTGGTTTCTCGAACTTCACCTTCtcacacctgggggggggggggggagggggaaacaccctaaatcttttctttcttgagaATGAGCGACCAGAGGCTGCTCTCTTGTGGGCTCAATGAGAGCTTCTAACTCCCACTGGTGAGACAATTCATCTCCTCACTGGAGTTTTTAAATGCCTAGCTCCTCCAATGGGAGTTAAAGAGAGTAAGGGGTCCCACAGGCTGCCCCTCAGAGAGAAGGGCCTAATCTCATGGGAAaggatgctccagtggttaaGGGGTTGCTGTAGGACTCTGGAAACCTAtgttccactccctgctctgccacagcctccctgcatggccttgggcaagtcacttaaggcttgatttttaaaggtgcctcctgggattttcaaaagcacctaaccaaGTCAGGCTCCCAACTGCCACTGATCACAATGGGAGGTGCCTAACTCGCTTAGCTGCTTTGGAAAACCCCACCAAGTGCCTAGCTACGTCTCAGGTGACTAAATGCCCTGCAAAATCTGACCCTGGGGGGAAGTCCCCTTCTAGCACCACGACGCgtgagggggagtgggaaggagtcaCATACCTGCTCCAGGTGCTTTTGATGTCCTAGAAAAGAGAAAGAGTTCAGTCCCAAGTGCCACAAGATGCGGATCGCTTCTGCTCTGCAGGGGACTTGCTTTGCCATCCCTAGTTGAGCTCGAGATGCAGTTCTCTGCAGTTAGCAACTTCAAAAGTCCATTCACAGATTTCGATGGAATGGGACCCCTAAGCACACACCATGACTGTGGGTTTTCTCCTTCTAAATTCTATGGCATTTGCTCAAACAGACTGATCAGACGCATGAATCCTTGACTGCCACATGCAACTGCTGTGTCCAGAGCGTTTGCCTTTCTCCATGTATGCAAttctgctcagcagttctggaagCTGGATTCATTCTCATTTCTTAATAGGCCCTGCAAAGAACTTTGCTTTCCTAATCTCTCACTTCCTAGAAAGTGGAGTTGTGCCTTTTATTGCTTTCATATCGttagggcccttcattttcagtttttattttagttaatttttcctgggattttatcagtgtttattaccacaataaaaacaggtgcaaatcagtgcagaaaactattaagttttctggttaaatatcggggtttgttttggtggatggaaagacagggagaaaaagtattcagtagatgaatgctttgaattctgttcatccctgtggtttgctgcagaactaaaacagaactcaaagcaCAAGGGCCcccctgagtttaagaaaacaatatatctgtaatccccaaataaaacgtTTCATTTGAACAAACAGGTTACTggtgtagaatcacagaatatcagggttggaagggacctcaggaggtcatctagtccaagcccctgctcaaagcagggccactccccagctaaatcatcgcagccagggctttgtcaagcctgaccctaaaagccactaaggaagaagattccaccacctccctaggtaacccattccagtgcttcaccaccctcctactgaaaaagtttttcctaatatccaacctaaacttcccccactgcaacttcagaccattactccttgttctggcatctggttaccactgagaacagtctagatccatcctctttggaaccccctttcaggtaattgaaagcagctatcaaaaaatcctcccccattctgctcttctgcagactaagcaatcccagttccctcagcctcttctcataagtcatgtgctccagccccctcatcatttttgtagccctccgctggactctttccaatttttccacatccttcttgtagcggggggcccaaaactggacacggtactccaagtgaggtctcaccaatgccgaatagatgggaatgatcacatccctcaatctgctggcaatgcccctacttatacagcccaaaatgccgttggacTTCTTCACAACAAGGGcagattgttgactcatatccagcttctcgtccactgtaacccctaggtccttttctgcagaactgctgcctagccattcggtccctagtttgtagcagttcatgggattcttctgtcctaagtgcacttgtccttgttgaacctcatcagatttcttttggcccaatcctctaatttgtctaggttcctctgtatcctatccctaccctccagcatatctacccctcctcccagtttagtgtcatctgcaggtgcaattgctgagggtgcaatccacaccatcctccagatcattaatgaagatattgaacaaaaccggccccaggactgacccttggggcactctgcttgacactggctgccaactagatatggagccatcgatcactacctgttgagcctgacaatctagtcagctttctatccaccttatagtccattcatccagcccatacttctttaacttgctggccagaatgctgtgggagaccgtatcaaaagctttgcttagaaCGATTAGTCTATAAATATTCACCTTcgataattgggccacaccatttgcagcgcatacgctcaacttcatccttctctcctgttgttgtttctttagcccttttgaatacttccttgtgttctgaaatgtattctgatgtagattttcattttcttcccattttagtgcgtCAAATCTTTAACCCATTGTCTACTAACAGTTTGAAATGTGTACTTGGTGGGCGTGTGATTTATCAGTAGGTTCAGACGcacacgcacttcagagcttgcgtgcGTGCCTGTTGGTTTATTGTGTGCATCTGCTAGAACAATACGCTCTTTCTTCAGcgggcagctttgcatatacacacagactaatgtattatcggaATACAgagatctcatgcaatgtattgtattttcttaataaaacaagttttttgtatatatttgaatgataaaaaagtaggatgaaaatcagaaaaacctcaataatacttttttgtaaaacccagaaattttttggtaaaaattggtttaaactgaaaatgaaggggcttacaCAGGATGTCTCAAAAAGGCCTGAACCATCTgcctttaaaacagcaaaactgtttccacattggaaatattagaaatgtcacattttgttttccctcacttCGCTAAAGGACACACTGACAGTCTCCATTGTGAAGTAGGACCTCTCCAAGAACTTAATAAACTCCAAAGCTAATCAATCagaatctctcccttccctgggcagggatctgggtgtctctaactgtctcacctgcaggaattcacttgTTGGCTGCTGACACTTCTCTTCTATCTCACTGATCAAGTCACCGAGACGGGAAATCTTTTCAGACAGTTTGGTGACATTTTCATCCTGTATCTTCACAATTTCCTTGTCCAGCTCTTCCAGTTGGGCCAGCAGGAGTCGCTCTTGCTCATCCAGGAACTGCCGCAGTTGCTCAAATTCAGACATGATCTTCTGCCTCTCAGCTTCTATCTTTCCCTATAATGAAGGGACAGAAACAGGAAAGGACAGATCAAGGAtaagggttgccagatgtccagttttcaactgggaagtccagtcaaaagggaaacctggcagtgtccggtcagcactgctgactggacatgAGAAGTCCGGTTACCCACAGTAACTGGCTTCCACCACCAGAGGGCGAGAGGAGCAGCAgatgctgctggagcctggaggagcactcagggatgGCTCCATGGGGGGGAGAAAAGTACCGGCatctcccccatcctgctccaatcacccctccacccctggagcgtggctctccctctcccaccctgccccagtcacctccaccacacccctagagctctgctcagctggcagggggagggaggtggagagagcagcaagtgacagtgggagagggacagaggagtggggggcgggaCCTCGAGGGAAAGTGGCGGCAGGGCACAGGGCAGGTTCCAGTGCTCAGCATCCGGTTTTCACAAATGAGAAAGTTGGACATCCCAGACTCTCCCCATGTCCCTGATAGGAACAGTTCTTAGAGCCCTCTTTTCATATCAACGTACTACAAACACATGGTTGAGATTTCAGGAGAATATGCCTGACAGTCTCTCAGCTGGCCTGAATGAACAACATGTTCCGAAGTGCCTTCGGGACGTACGCCTccagttcccattttcaaaaggtcactttggatgctaaggagcctaagtttctttgaaagtgacttttgaaaataggacagctctccctgcattttaagcccctaaatacctttgagaatctcgCCCTTAACCACTTGCAAAATTGTTAACCCTAGGCTccgaaatcacttaggcacttctgaaaatggcaccCAATCTCTCTAAAATGATGAGTTTTCAGGTCTGAGTGGCTCAGTATATTCTGTTGATCATCTAGAATCTTCCAATAGCAGAAAGGTTGGAAGGGGGGAGGTCTGACTCAGAATCAGAAATACATTGGCAGAGAGTTGTGGAGAAGACTGAAGAAGGAAAGGGTTCTGCTGGTTATCCACATAAAACAccagttacaaaacacaccatgcaAAATGCTTCTTCTCCAGCTTTTGCATGTTTCATCTGGCATTCTGTTAATTACACTGTCCCAGAGGAAACCAGTTGTGCCTGGTGGAGATTCAGGAGGAAGATTTCTGAGATACAAAATAGCCACTGGGTGCCTAAGTCCTACTGACAGTCCAtatgaattaggcacctaatcaCCAtacgtgcctttgaaaatctcccctgaaaTCAGTGTTTGTAGCTGGATGTGTGGGGAATAAGATCAGTGCTTTGAGTTGaaactggaagccagtggaggaatgAGCCCAGAGGGATGATAAACAAAGATAAACATGATCACACCCTGCAAGGGTCTCTCAACAAGAGACAAAGTGCTTGAGGTTATcaagatgatgtttaaaaaaactgTGAACGGTACAGAGTAGAaccgtggttctcaaacttttttactggcgacccctttcacatagcaagcctctgagtgcgaccccccgaataaattaaaaatacttttgaatatttttaacatcattataaatgctggaggaaaagcggggtttggggtggaggttgacagctcacgaccccccatgtaataaccatgcgaccccctgaggggtcccgacccccagtttgagaacccctggagcaGACGTTTCTGGATACCAGGGAATAATGTACGGATTATCAAGAGGAGCGAAGTTCGGTTTCAGATCGAGTGGCGTAAGGAATCCATActctgcaatatccccgattgggggtaagaGGTTaaggggtcaaagtacagacattgagacatGAGGGTACGTTGTTCATagaatggctatgttcaggtgtggtaTATAATGGGTGGACACAATCatgaggatggattgaccctcattttgtgagatttaacgttcagtgagtttatggttccagttcatatggtccaacggACAAAGTCTCTCGGTCCCCAATACATCACAGCTTACCCTGATCTGAGCTTGACCTTGCTCCCAGTTAGCACATTTTATCTCAGTTTAACTGGACAAGGTGAACCCTACACACCACACTAGGGTCaaattaaactaggttcaaaatgTTTGCCTGTGAGGGCCTTGCACCAGAACAAAgacattacattaaaaagtgaTTTGAGGTACATCTGTACTACACAAATGTTGTGGTGGTGTGTAGAGGACCTACACTATATGCACCCGCTAACATgggcataaatagcagtgtagatggcgAGGCATGGCTTAAGCAAGTAGAGTCGCAATATGCCTGAACCCTCTGGGTATAAACCCTACACACAGGGCTCTATACACCCCCAAGCAGGGCCtcccccatctacactgagtgtcctgctgcttccccagtgccagagcctttccccaccacaggaaaaGGCTCCAGGGAGTGGAGGAAGGCTCCGGCCGCTCCGCAGCCTCCCCCTGCTGGAGTCTTTTATtcacacatgtagctacacatgacagtgtggacacagcctgtttctcactgtgctgtgtagctacacataccctacaggaTGCCCCCAGCGGTGTGCCGTGTAGATGTAGCCAGAGCTAAATCAAAGCAGTGCTGCGTGTAGACAAGGGCTGACACTCTCCCCACAGAGAGAAATATCACCCCTGACTGATGTAACTTCTGGACCATAACAATGGGGACCTACCAGATATTCCTGGCTTTGCGTCTCTGCATCCTGTTTCCACTCCAGAAGTTCTCCTCTCTCTTGCTTCAGTGTGTTCAACTGGGTTTGAATTTGTTCCTGAGGCAAGAAAAAcaatgttgggggtggaggggaaggtcaACCTGCTAAGGAGTCTGTCCTCTGTGCAATTTATATACAGTGCAGTGCTGATTTCATGAtctgaagctgggattttcaaagaagtctcATGAAGTTGGGTTCTGAACTACCATTGACTTTCCATCTCCCTCTCAAGTTGCCCCAGGACGGTGCTCATGGCAATGTCACAATTGActcttgagaggtgggagactcaaatctcttctcctcaccaggcagagggagaacttgaactggagtctccccatacaaggtgagtgccctacccCCAGGCTAACAGTTATGAAGAAAGTCTTCAACCTCTTCCCTGGCCACGTTGTGCGGAGCAACACAGGTGCAGAACTCCATCTTGCATGAAACAGCTTAGGTAGCTAAGCCActcgactccaggagaggggttcccaggTGTGGATCAGAGACAGGCCCATTCCTACACCAAACTCTGAGGGAgttggggcttaggacacacccctctcatcagtATCTCCGGAGGGCTAGTCTCCCCAGCTAGcacgctggcttttgtggatgcctctctccccccacatgcctaattcaggatttgttgttccaaactgtaccagatgactggaggatagctgatggaaagccagcttttttaaaaaggctccagaggaaatcctggcaattacaggccggcaactgtaagggcttgtctgattgtcagatgctgggactgggcaacagggaattAATCCTTTGATAACTGccgggttctgttcattccctctggggcacctggcattggccactgttggaagacacgatactgggctacatggaccactggtctgactcagtgcagccgttcttatgtccttagtgattttctaggtgcctaaaagttaggcattgcagcgCTGAGCATCACAACACCCAAGTGCATTTGGGGATTCgggcctaaatctcctttgcaaatGGGACTTCGGCCCTAAAGTCAGTTGGTGCTCTTGAAAATGTGCTCGAAGGATCTTCTTCTGTAATTCACCGGGGGTGAGGTGTTGCAGAGCCACAGAGAGGATttaaaagcacagctcccattcatttcatGGCAGCTGGGCATCTCAGGCCCCATTGTCAGCCCTGCTTACTTTCCTTCTATGCTGTATATGTCATGCTGCCAGGGAAGAGAGAGGCCTTGGGGGCACCAGACCTAATATAGAGACTTAGGGACTCTGTCTAGAACAGCCCTTTGCCTCCAGCGAATCCTCCAAGTGCTGCAGGGCAAAGGGTTGAAGTCGTATCCATTTTGCAGCAGTGTAGGGTAGGGTGCCCTGCTCCCAGGCAATGACAGAGAAAACTATATGAAGAAAGCTGGACATCAGAGAGTTAAAGCTGAGCAACttaaagggaagggagttttggtAAGAATGTttaacacactttaaaaaaaaatagtacattaaACTCCAGTGCCTAATGAACACTTGGGAGAAAGAGACTCCTGGTTAAAAATCCAACACACTCACAAGGTGCATAAATATTGTGCTCGATTGTTCGGCATGGGGGAAAGGGCTTGTTCAACATGGTCCTTGGAATCagccattttcttcctttaatctTATTGTGGCACTACTAGAGCCCACTTCGTCCTTACAGCTAGCGTGGCGTACAGCACAGCGGATTCTGCCCCGAGGGGATTGCTCTGTCCAACAGGCTTTTTAAGGTTCCAATCCACTTGGGCTTCATGGGCCCTAGAATGTTGCAAAACTTCAAAGGTTGTATGGGCAGGACGTGAGCCACTGGTTCAGGGAGGCTAACCCCCAGTCTGGCCCCTtctgccagaggcccccccagacCAGCCATGGGGGAAGAGCTGCAGATCCCCGGCAGGAAGCAAGagggagtctgggggtggagggggccacgcagggctgtgcctcccctgGCCCGTCATACCCGTCGCCCATGATTTCTGCTTCAGGAGCAGCGAAGTGACCATCCTTCAGCAAACCCGGGAAAACGGGAATTCATCATCCTGGTTTTTCCTTGAGGAAAAGGTTACGCAGATTAACCTTTGTTTCTTAAACAGAAATCTTTCAGGGCACCTTATGCGTCAGAAAGTAGCAGAGAACAAACTCCTTGAGAACACTGCTGACCATGTGTTATTTTTCTGTGGCTCGCCTGAAAGCAGCGGTCATCAGCTGTGAAATGCTCAAGCTGGGGCGCTATGGCTccagtctgcagctgtgctgagatGTTGGTAATGTGACGGTACAGAACTGCATGACAGGAGTGATGAGAGGCGGTGTGGTCGAGTGGCTAGGGTACTAGGATGGGCATGGGGAGGccagggtttaattcctggctctcctACTGAGCTGCTTTGTGGGCTTGGTTAAGTCACTGCcgcttctgtgcctctgtttccctcccactcctttgATTTGTCTCCGAGCATGCCCACCAGATCAGGCCCcgtagaggagagaagcagaatgcCTGGTTTTCCCCAGCTCATGGATTGCTCTGGGTgtggccaggagacaggcagccagatgccatggggggcagctgtgcacatgcccagagacagaaacacaggCACTGAAAGAAGTTGTACCCTGAATACACAGGCACTGAGTGAGTCTGGGCtcctccataatgacaggtttcagagtagcagccgtgttagtctgtattcgcaaaaagaaaaggaggacttgtggcaccttagagactaaccaatttatttgagcatgagctttcgtgagctgcagctcacttcatcggatgcataaaagtggattatcatacacattgtaaggagagtgatcactttagataagctattaccagcaggagagtggggtggggggagaaaaccttttgaagtgataaacacccattttttcatgctctgtgtgtataaaaacatcctcactgcattttccacttttatgcatccgatgaagtgagctgtagctcacgaaagcttatgctcaaataaattggtgagtctctaaggtgccacaagtactccttttctttttgggctcTTACAGGAAttctggggattgcagtggagcctaaaactggcatttaggtgcctaaactccagaTTTATCCACTTAAATCTGGGGTATAGACACCTTAAGTACCTTTCAGAATCCCCAGCCTTTGTCTACCTTGACTGTTtacatcagtggtccccaaactggagcacagaggaacatttgagggagcatggcagggccaagaccagcccccacaaggggcaggaagggagtgccACTCAGATCTGCTATGGCCCCCTTGGCCCTGGCTcctaccccagctccactcccagccccagtcttgaccctggctctgctcccaaacCCAGTTTGAGCCCCCGACTCCCGGCCCAGCCCCACTTCCAACCCCAAGACACCcccacagctgtggccccagcctctgaTTGTGGCCCCACTCACAGTTCCCAACTGCAGCTGCGGGTGGGGGGCCATAGCCAGGGTAAGGGAGAGCCTGAGGGgaaaaatttggggaccactggtttagactctctgtgtgtttgtacagagcctcgcACAacaagggccctgatctcggtgccGTTAggagctattgtaatacaaattgcAAACATGCCCAAACCGAAGTAATTACCCTGCACAGCAGATTCCTACCTTGTAggcctgggcagcctcctctgtggGGACCACCCTGTGAGTACGGTGAGCCCGGGACTCTCTGCAGATCACACAGATGAGCATTTGGTCCTGGTTACAGAAGAGTTTGAAAGGCTCCTGGTGCGCCTTGCACcaaccttctcctgctgctgtttggaaACTCAGCTGCTTGGCTATTTCCACAAAGTTCCCCAGTTGTCTGTTCGGCCTGAGGGTCCTCTGGGGAAagtcctctgcactgaggacAGGAGACAGCTGTATCCGAtccctctcagcactgggtgatgCAGGCTTGGCAGAAACCGTGCCAGCAATCTAAAAACACGGGATCCTTATaaaaactcagacagatggagcaAGTTGCTTCATCTTGGAAGCTTTTCAGAGGATTcactgcagccatggctccctgcagACAGTGTCACAGGGATCTAAGATGTGGTTTAACCCCAACTGGGCGTTTTTCACGTGGCTTCTTTGGgggcttttttggctgctttttttttttttaaatgtcctgccGGAGAACATGATTGGCTCCCTGTTGCCCAATCCCTCTCCCAACACCCAaagcaaggagaggggaagaaaccaggactctgagactgacagttcccagggccaatgggggagaggccagtgcgaCAGGTCAGCCTGATAGGGCATTACAGATGAAGGAGGGAACCTGGAATCCAGCTCAGTCAGCTGTGGGTTGGGTTCGTCTTCCCTAAGTGAGGTCCTCGCGGTGAGAGTGTTGCatgatgcgtgtgtgtgtgtccgtgccctgcagtgcctactctctccccaccgcctgcctcctgcctggactGCTCGGGGGGTTGGGTGAGCTGATAACAGTGGGCTGTGGTCAGTGATCTTTCTGTTGGTGCAtttctggtggtggtgttgcacctgcatgggggaggggggacgcaggcagtgggtgacagggggttgcaaagctggggggggctgcagcacagCTTGGGCCAagttggggctggggaggactggggagtggccaggctgggtttgggggttgtggggggagggagtggcgtGCACAGCACCACCGCTGTTGGCCAGTGATGCTTGGGGCATTTCTGGTGGGGTGGTGCGCTGTTGAGGGGGGTCTTTTGGGGGTCCGGTGTTATTACGGCTGTACTAGCGGTCGGCCACTGGCATGATGGACATGGACCGGTGCCGACCCAAAgcagattggcttgttttgggtgatttggaggggtggggaacgTAGGCAGAAATTAAACCTTGTCTGTCTGAGGAGAGGAATGAAACTGATGTGTAAAAAGTTGCTTAAATCCACCTCCGATTTTGCTTTGGTTTAGTGTCTATAATGGGGCTACTCAGTCTGCTGCCTCAATTTTGTCACTGGAACATAGTGACGCTGATCCAGGCTGGATCAAATCCAGGGCCCAACTACACcagaatcctgtctccagcagcagtcGGCCCCAGGTGTCTCTGAGGAAGATGG
This genomic interval from Caretta caretta isolate rCarCar2 chromosome 14, rCarCar1.hap1, whole genome shotgun sequence contains the following:
- the LOC142068970 gene encoding E3 ubiquitin-protein ligase TRIM15-like is translated as MPGKIEAERQKIMSEFEQLRQFLDEQERLLLAQLEELDKEIVKIQDENVTKLSEKISRLGDLISEIEEKCQQPTSEFLQDIKSTWSRCEKVKFEKPMAVSQDVSERIGVSSQRNVCLQEALKKFKETLPYQLNFLISKAEKEE